Proteins co-encoded in one Papaver somniferum cultivar HN1 chromosome 5, ASM357369v1, whole genome shotgun sequence genomic window:
- the LOC113283651 gene encoding leucine-rich repeat receptor-like protein kinase PXC2, giving the protein MCLLESDNRFTGGILSNVELFRCLEMLNLSKNSLDGFIPVSVGELKKVGILDFSYNLLSSTIPSEIEDAVALRELRLEKNSLSEKVPSHIEKFSSLSILIVS; this is encoded by the exons ATGTGTTTACTGGAGTCGGACAATAGATTTACTGGGGGCATTCTATCTAACGTTGAGCTTTTTAGGTGTTTGGAAATGTTAAACTTGTCTAAGAACTCTCTGGATGGATTTATTCCGGTGAGTGTTGGTGAGCTGAAGAAGGTTGGTATTCTTGATTTCAGCTATAATCTACTGAGTAGTACCATTCCTTCTGAAATCGAGGATGCAGTTGCTTTGAGGGAGTTGAGGTTGGAGAAGAATTCCTTGTCCGAGAAAGTTCCTTCCCATATCGAAAAGTTTTCATCTCTAAGCATCCT GATTGTGTCATAG
- the LOC113283650 gene encoding chromo domain-containing protein LHP1-like, with the protein MSKKKALELDEGFYEIEDVRKKRVHKGKTQYLIKWLGWPESDNTWEPIENLQGCLDVIAEFDKGLYEIEDVIAKRVRKGQTMYLIKWLGWPEEYNTWEPIENLKACLDAVSAFEKRLRSRGQKGNRKGTFAKPKKTQRVSCKEVLEEESTASVCEGSPPRRTSCQIESNMLSGITQGSPPTEEVPQVYSNISSHTSHGSPQNSASRKSSKDHTPADDTSTACMEAPNDKGSPLKSDLHLFQEGKSQFSSVLLKSFTKTLEELTPREQIKEKWDGPLFTWSHESFGATNHVAPAEEMRPFVGSSTKPGPVTTSITSSLQDMNTSTPVSALLQKPFSVLQQVQLRAQIFVYGSLIQGVAPDEPCMVSAFGGSDGRRSMWETAWSVAREKREDQKSPLTLSIKSAKAPAENSTPVRAGGIGAPPSPMMLSPLPWER; encoded by the exons ATGTCAAAAAAGAAAGCACTAGAGCTTGATGAAGGGTTCTATGAAATCGAGGATGTTAGAAAGAAAAGGGTTCACAAG GGGAAGACCCAATACCTTATAAAATG GCTTGGATGGCCTGAGAGTGATAATACTTGGGAACCTATTGAGAATCTACAAGGATGTTTAGATGTGATTGCGGAATTTGATAAAGGCTTATATGAAATTGAAGATGTGATAGCGAAGAGGGTTCGTAAG GGCCAGACAATGTATCTAATTAAATG GCTTGGTTGGCCTGAGGAATATAACACTTGGGAGCCTATCGAGAATCTAAAAGCATGCTTAGATGCTGTCTCTGCGTTCGAAAAAAG GTTACGTTCAAGAGGGCAAAAGGGGAATCGGAAGGGTACATTTGCTAAACCCAAGAAGACACAGAGAGTCTCATGTAAAGAAGTTTTAGAGGAGGAATCTACTGCGTCTGTCTGTGAG GGATCCCCTCCGAGAAGAACATCTTGCCAAATAGAGTCAAATATGTTATCAGGTATTACACAGGGATCTCCTCCAACAGAAGAAGTCCCACAAGTATATTCCAACATCTCCTCACATACTTCTCATGGAAGTCCTCAAAACTCTGCTTCTCGTAAAAGCTCCAAGGATCATACGCCTGCTGATGATACATCAACAGCTTGCATGGAAGCTCCTAATGACAAAGGAAGTCCTCTTAAAAGTGATCTGCACTTGTTTCAAGAAGGCAAGAGTCAATTCAGCTCCGTTCTCCTCAAAAGTTTCACTAAAACACTGGAAGAGTTAACTCCCAGGGAACAGATTAAGGAAAAGTGGGACGGTCCGTTGTTTACGTGGTCCCATGAATCTTTTGGCGCCACGAATCATGTTGCACCAGCAGAAGAGATGAGACCATTTGTTGGGAGTAGTACTAAACCTGGTCCTGTAACAAcaagtattacatctagtctgcaGGATATGAATACTTCGACTCCAGTCTCAGCCTTATTACAAAAGCCTTTCTCAGTTTTGCAGCAAGTGCAATTGCGTGCTCAGATATTTGTTTACGGTTCTTTAAT TCAAGGAGTCGCACCTGATGAGCCGTGTATGGTGTCAGCCTTTGGAGGATCTG ATGGCAGAAGGAGCATGTGGGAAACTGCATGGAGTGTTGCTCGAGAGAAGCGTGAGGATCAGAAGTCTCCACTCACACTCAGTATTAAAA GTGCAAAGGCTCCTGCAGAAAATTCAACACCTGTCCGAGCTGGTGGCATCGGTGCTCCTCCCAGTCCTATGATGCTAAGTCCTTTGCCCTGGGAGAGATGA
- the LOC113280050 gene encoding putative disease resistance protein At1g50180, producing MVDAVVSFAAEKLGDALINETIFLLDVRDQVQELRDELRRMQCFLKDADAKQQRGDERVRNWVADIRDVAYDAEDVVDTFMLKIGATPKSGGVGSLIKRKALMVKNLRHLYRVGKQIQAIQDEDVTGLEEYTKTLLDELLKDDKRCRVVSIVGVGGLGKTTLAKKIFKHDKVMRHFDCHAWCSISQQLNTGDVLLGILKKFMNPNKDELSMIKELNNRNLVEKLDGYLQDKRYFIVVDDLWSSEDWNIIKPSFPNGKRGSKILLTTRNREVVSIADPWSLQLEPKLLDEEESWELLVKKHFQRLQEILIATTRIWRS from the exons ATGGTGGACGCCGTGGTTTCATTTGCCGCGGAGAAATTAGGTGATGCACTTATTAATGAAACAATTTTCTTACTAGATGTGCGCGACCAAGTCCAGGAGTTGCGTGATGAACTAAGAAGAATGCAGTGCTTCTTAAAAGATGCGGATGCAAAGCAACAACGAGGAGACGAgcgtgttcgcaactgggtagcGGATATCAGGGATGTCGCTTATGATGCGGAGGATGTTGTTGACACTTTTATGCTTAAAATTGGCGCAACCCCTAAATCTGGAGGAGTAGGAAGTTTGATTAAGAGGAAGGCTTTGATGGTCAAGAATTTGAGACATCTCTATAGAGTTGGGAAGCAGATCCAAGCTATCCAG GATGAAGACGTTACTGGTTTGGAGGAATACACAAAGACGTTGCtggatgaattgttgaaagaTGATAAACGATGTCGCGTAGTATCTATCGTCGGTGTTGGAGGTCTTGGCAAAACCACTCTAGCCAAGAAAATATTCAAACATGATAAAGTTATGCGTCACTTCGATTGCCATGCTTGGTGTTCTATATCTCAACAGCTTAACACGGGAGATGTCTTGTTAGGAATTCTAAAAAAGTTTATGAATCCAAATAAGGATGAGTTGAGCATGATCAAAGAGTTGAACAATCGAAATCTTGTCGAAAAGCTGGACGGCTACCTCCAAGATAAGCGATACTTCATTGTGGTGGATGATTTGTGGAGTTCCGAAGACTGGAATATTATAAAACCTTCCTTTCCGAATGGGAAGCGAGGAAGTAAAATATTGCTAACCACTCGGAACAGAGAGGTTGTTTCGATAGCAGATCCATGGAGCCTTCAACTCGAACCTAAACTTTTAGATGAGGAGGAGAGTTGGGAATTACTTGTAAAAAAGCATTTCCAAAGACTACAAGAGATACTAATTGCTACCACGCGGATCTGGAGAAGTTAG
- the LOC113280051 gene encoding disease resistance protein RPP8-like yields MVRKCGGLPLAICALGGILATKRADIKEWKYIHRDVASNINRGKDGGVMGILALSYNDLPVHLKPCFLYLGLFPEDYAIPRRKLIQLWIAKGFIPHTKEDAQGTLGKHEYYAELIQRCMIQPDKYATSLSVKRTWRDKTCRMHDLMRDLCLSKGKELNFLDIYNHGIDGTTSSNDTSRRLRRYAINLTDEPRFGLDFHFNNSASALRTLRGPSFRRAAEPLMKYQHMKLLRVLDLGDLYLQKNELKMVFELIHLRYLGIGGLLRQDKIPSSIGNLRNLETLKLEGDTFLPETITKLVQLRHLEMKVLEGKISHNFRIENLMNLQTLSDIRAGKWIRKGCFGKLSKLQNLSVYHTSRSQADVLIHEITNKKSSSSSSFDDQHQNPIRVLELRLTGYFDNKIFDLLSCCNNLHRIRLDGRLDGGLNLQKYPPNLSKLILKNSSLEKDPMETLQYLPNLNFLQLAWAFQREEMVCSTKGFPQLQILNIEWMRQLKKWTIDQGGMPCLKELNLEGLEKLSMLPEGLRFITTLKKLTIYGMPTIRKRIVREVGEDWYKVQHIPSLIVREYD; encoded by the coding sequence ATGGTGCGTAAATGTGGTGGTCTGCCCTTGGCAATATGTGCTCTTGGAGGGATACTAGCAACAAAGAGGGCAGATATCAAGGAATGGAAATATATACACAGAGACGTCGCCTCGAACATTAACAGAGGCAAAGATGGAGGTGTGATGGGTATCCTCGCATTAAGTTATAATGATCTGCCAGTTCACTTGAAGCCATGCTTTCTCTATTTAGGTCTTTTTCCTGAAGATTATGCAATTCCAAGAAGGAAATTGATCCAATTATGGATCGCCAAGGGCTTCATACCACATACAAAAGAAGATGCACAAGGAACACTAGGGAAACACGAATATTATGCTGAGTTGATCCAAAGGTGTATGATTCAACCCGATAAATATGCGACATCTTTGTCTGTTAAAAGAACATGGCGAGACAAAACATGTCGGATGCATGATCTGATGCGAGATCTTTGTTTGTCGAAAGGAAAGGAGTTGAATTTCCTTGATATTTACAATCACGGCATTGATGGCACAACATCTAGCAATGATACTAGTAGAAGATTGCGGAGGTATGCTATCAATCTTACTGATGAACCGAGGTTTGGCCTCGACTTTCATTTCAATAATTCAGCTTCCGCACTTCGTACTCTTCGCGGACCCTCATTTCGTAGAGCTGCGGAGCCATTAATGAAGTACCAACACATGAAACTGCTACGAGTCTTAGATCTTGGAGATTTATATTTacagaaaaatgaattaaaaatggTTTTTGAGTTAATTCACTTGAGGTATTTAGGAATAGGGGGTTTATTAAGGCAAGACAAAATTCCATCATCCATAGGAAATTTAAGaaatttagaaaccctaaagcTAGAGGGAGATACCTttttacccgagacgataaccaaATTAGTACAATTAAGACACCTCGAGATGAAAGTACTTGAAGGTAAAATCAGCCATAATTTTCGAATTGAAAATTTGATGAACCTCCAGACTCTCAGTGATATTCGCGCTGGGAAATGGATAAGAAAGGGTTGTTTTGGGAAGTTGTCGAAACTCCAAAATTTGTCCGTGTATCATACCTCGCGATCGCAAGCTGATGTTCTTATTCATGAGATTACTAACAAGAAGAGttcgtcatcttcatcgtttgatGACCAGCATCAGAACCCTATTAGAGTTTTAGAACTAAGATTAACGGGTTATTTTGACAACAAAATATTTGATTTACTTTCTTGTTGCAATAACCTTCATCGGATTCGGTTGGATGGTAGACTAGATGGTGGTCTTAACCTCCAGAAATACCCACCAAATCTCAGCAAGTTAATATTGAAGAACAGCAGTCTGGAGAAAGACCCGATGGAAACTCTTCAATACCTTCCCAATCTCAACTTCTTACAGTTGGCTTGGGCGTTCCAAAGGGAGGAAATGGTGTGCTCTACAAAAGGATTTCCTCAACTCCAAATTTTAAACATAGAATGGATGAGACAACTAAAGAAGTGGACAATTGATCAAGGTGGGATGCCATGTCTTAAGGAGTTGAACTTAGAAGGCTTAGAGAAATTGAGTATGCTTCCTGAAGGTTTGAGGTTCATCACTACACTAAAGAAATTGACAATTTATGGTATGCCAACGATCAGAAAAAGGATTGTAAGAGAAGTTGGAGAAGATTGGTATAAAGTCCAACATATACCCTCACTTATTGTTAGAGAATATGATTAA